TGCGGCTTCGTGGCCGCCCACATGATGCAGCTGCACTTCCAGCGCGAGCCGCTCCCCGAACACGTCGCGCCACCGCTCCAGCTGGAACAGCGCCTCACTGCGACGCTCCGTCCGCACCAGTGTCGCAAGCTCGCCCGTCGACGGACCCGTCAGACACCAGACGCCGCCCGCGTGATCAATCAGATCATCGAACGTCAGCGACGCGCGGCCGCGCTCCGGCAGCGGCACCGCATACTTCCGCTCCAGGTTGACACCCCTGTCGTTCTCGCGCCGGCGTCGGACTTCGGGGACGAAACCGGGAGCGGGAGCTGGAGCGTGTTCGTGTGGGGGAGCGGGTCTGACGGCGGCAGAGTCCTGCCAGCGGGCGACATCGCCCAGCCGTGACTTCGTCACGAGTGCGGCGATGTTGCGGTAGCCCTCCGCGTCGCGCGCGAGCAGCGCCATCGGGTGGCCGTCGACCTTCAGCTCCACTCCCGCGATCGGCCGGATGCCCGCCTTCTCCGCCGCCAGCGTGAAGCGGATCACACCGCCGACATCGGCCGTGTCGGTGAGGCCCAGCGCAGCGTACCCGAGTTGCGCGGCGCGTTCGACCAGCGACTCCGGCGTCACCGTGCCGTCACCGAAGGAGAACGCCGAGTGCGTGCGTAGTTCTGCGTAATTCAAAGATCCCGGACGAGAGGTTGAGGTAGGTCGAGGACAACGGACTTTTTACCACAGAGCACACGGAGCACACGGCGGACGGCCTGCCACTCTCAGGCGGGCGATGCACTTCGTGCCTCTCAGTTACATGCTGAGGATCCGGGCCGAAGATTTACCGAAAGATGATACCGAACAAAAGCCGAAGCAAGGCGGCGAAGGGCCAGGGGCCTGGTCGCGGGACGGGTGGCGGTGGGAGAGTAGGAGGAACGGCTGCACGGCGGTCGAAAGACCGGCCGTGCAGCGTACCCGGGAGCGGGCGGTGTCAGGTTTCGGCGGCGGTCCTGAGCCGCGCCTGTTCCTCGGGGGTGGCGGTCAGCGCCTTGTCATCGCCCATGTCGAGGGCGTTGAACAGGAATCCGGCGGCGGCGCCGCCGAGGAGGTTGGCGACGATGAAGACCCAGAGAAAGGACGGTGCGCTGAGTCCGAGGACGGTGATGCCGACGGCGACGGCGGGATTGAAGGCGCCACCGGAGATGGCGCCGACGGAATAGGCGCCGACGAGCACGGTGAAGCCGATGGCGAGGCCGAAATAGGAGTTGCCGGTGGTGCCGCGGGCAGTGGCGACATTGAGGACGACGTAGACGAGGGCGAACGTGAACAGGAACTCGGCGACGAAGGCCTGACCGGTTGCCGGGTCGGCGGCGGTGACGACGGCATCGGGCTTGAGATACCCGGTGACGAGGGCGGCGCAGACCCCGCCGATCACCTGGGCGACCCAGTAGCCGCCGAGCTCGGCAGCGGTAGCGCGGTGGCGGAGGAAGACGCCGAGTGTGACGGCGGGATTGTAGTGGCCACCGGAGATGTGGCCGCCGGCGTAGATCATCACCATGAGGACGGAGCCGATGGCGAGGGGCGCGAGCGCGCCGGCGCCGGGCTCGAGCACGACCAGACCGATGGTCAGGACGAGGAAGAACGTTCCGATCGCTTCTACGATCAGCTTGCGTGCCATGGTGCGCTCCGGTGCGGGAGTGGTTCGGGCGGGTGACGGAGACCAGCATACGTAAGTGTGACCGGTATGGCTACGTCATCATCCGGATTTATCAACGCCCGACGCTGGTGTAGCGTGCGTGAGCCCGGCACGTCGCTCCGGCGGAGCCGGTCCAGCCGCGGGATCGCGCGGCACCCCACGACGACACGGAGGCCCCCATGTCTCGACCCCTGCTCCTGCTCACAAGCGTACTGCTCGCGTCTTCGGCCTGCGCCGACGGTTATGAGGACCCGACCGCGCCAGCGCACGACGCTCTGGCCATTCAGGGTGCGCTCGGCCCGACGGTCATGACGCGCAACGTATTTCTCGGGGCGGACCTGACCCCGATCATCCAGGCCGCGTCACCGCAGCTGATACCGGTTATCGCGGCCGAGGTCTGGGCGCGGATTCAGGCGTCGAACTTCCCCGCGCGGGCAGGCGCCCTGGCTGACGAGATCGCGCGTACGTCACCGCACCTCGTCGGGCTGCAGGAGGCGGTGCTGTATCACATTCAGTCGCCGGGAGACGCGGCTGTGGGCGGCCAGACGCCGGCCACGACGGTGGCGTACGATTTCGTGCAGCTCCTGCTCGACTCACTGGACGCGCGCGGCCTATCCTACGATGTCGTCGCAGAAGTCACTGGCACCGTGGTCGAGCTGCCGGTCTACACCGGGCTGGCTCCATTCCCGTTCGATGACGTGCGCTTCACGGACCGCGAGGTGATCCTGGCGCGTTCCGACGTGCCGGTTTCCAATCCGCAGGGCGCCGTGTTCGCCGCGCGGGTGGACCTGCCGATCGGGGGGCCGGGCGGACCGCTGCTCAGTCAGCAGCGGGGCTGGGCCTCGATCGACGCGACGGTATACGATCACACATTCCGCTTCATCTCCACGCATCTGGAGGTGCAGGCCGTCGCTCCGATCCAGGTGTTGCAGGGAGCGGAGCTGGTGGCGATCGCTACGGCATCGCCGCTGCCGGTAGTGATGGTGGGGGACTTCAACTCGGCGGCGGACGGCACGCAGACACCGACGTACAACAACATCGTCGCAGCCGGATTCGAGGATGTATGGCATCGTGTCGGCGAGCCGGGCTACACGTGCTGTCACGCAGAGGACCTGCTCAACACGATGCCGTTGCTGGATCAGCGCCTGGATGTCGTGTTCGTGCGCGGGTTCAGGACAGCGCCACAGGGCTCGATCGGCGCGCGCGTGGAGCTCGTCGGTGACAAATCCGTGGACCGTCTGCCGTCCGGTCTGTGGCCGGCCGATCACGCGGGCGTGGTTGCGTCGCTGCGTCTGCCGCCGGCTGCGGTCGCACAGCGTTAGGTCGAGCCGCCTTTCGCTGTGGATCAGCAAGTCGTCGGGTGGAGCGGTCAGCAGCACCCGCTCCACCCGATCCACCATGCGCTCCGATATCATTGCGCGGCACGCGCATGCGCCTGCAATGGCAGCGGCGCGCGAATGCTGCTAATCTGTGCGTATGGACAGCTACCGCCCCAGTCTCCGCTCGTGGCTCATCATCGCAGGTATCGTGGTGGTGGTCGTGCTGGCGTTCCGCGGTGTGCGCGCCATGCGTCACAGTCCGCAGGAAATCCTGCGCGACACGCTGGCGACGCTGCGGAACCGCGCGGACTCGTGCCGCTCCGAAGTGGATCAGCGCGCGGCAGACCTGAGGGAATACGGGCGCCGGCTCGATTCCATGCGGGCGCGCGTCCGCGAGCTGGAGGCGCTCGATCAGCGCGGCGTGCCCGTGGACAGCTTCAGGCTCTATATGTCCGTGTTCAACGCGTACAACGACTCGGTGGCTGCATGGCCGCCGCTCGAGGACTCCGTGCGCGCCCTCGATGCGCGTTGCCGGGTCGTCGCCGAACAGCACAACGTCTTCGCCGATTCGCTGCGCGAGCTGGTCTTTCCCACCACGCAGTGAGTGCGCCGTGCCGTTCTCGTTCAGACAGTATCGTCCGCTGCTGTCGCGTTACGCGCGCGGCGCACGTGGGATGCTCAGCGTCTGCCAGTCCGCCCCCTTCCACTGCCGGGCGAGCAGGATGATCTGACCAACGTGCTGCGACGTGTGGGCCAGACTCCGCACCAGCGCCTTCGTCGCCGTACCCGGCTCGCCCCGGATGGTCACGGTTCGCTGCAGATCCGATGGTGTCATGGCGACGAGGGTGGCGTCCAGGACGCTCCACCCACGGTCCCAGACACCGCGCACGGACGACGCGTCGTCGGACTCGATGATGAACTCGGAATCGCGATCGCGATCCGGCTTCTCGCCATCCGTCGTGAACGGCTCGGTCCAGCGTGAGCGCAGATTGCCGCCGATGTGCTTCATCAGCACGGCGATGCTGTTGGCGTCGTCACCCGCCGTGCGGAACAGATCCGTCGCGTCGAGCTGTGCGATGGCGCGCTCGGCCAGCGAGCGCTGCAGCGAGAAGGCGTCGCGGATATCCGCGAGAACGGCAGTGGCTGTATCCATGGTGCAGGCTCCGCCGGGCGTGAGTGTCGAAATATGCCTGTGCTGCAAGATAGGGCACATCGAACTGCAGCACCCATGTGCGCAGCACAGCCAGCGCAGCGGCCGGCGTGCTGCGAGCGTTCCGGAGATCGGTCAGGTGCCCGAGAAAATGCGACCGCTCCGCATCGGTCAACCGGTCGGAGAGATGGCCGAACGCGTGCATGAGTGCGTTCACATGTCCGCGCAGCGTCGCGGGTTTCTCCAGTGCGCGCATGATGCCGTCGCGGTAGAGGCGGATCGAATCGCTCCAGGGGCGGCTCGCGACAGTGGCCACGATACCGCCCAGCTCGCGCATCCCGCGCTCGTCGTAGGCGAGCAGCATGTACTTGCAGTCTGCGTGCAGCCGAACGAGGCCCGCACGCCGGCGCCCGAGCTCGACCTCACGCAGGCGGCGCAGTGCGGCTAGGAGGGTCAGGAACCGCTCCCGGTCCGCTTCCCTGCGCTCCGCTGCGGACGGACGAGGGGCGTACGCGCCATCGTGCTGCATGAGCGATGGCGCGGCGGGTATCATGGCAGGCCGCGGCCGAACCAGCGACGCTCCAGTGAGCGGAGCACCACGCGAGCTGCATTGCGGCCGGACGCACCCATGATGCCGCCGCCGGGATGCGTGCTGGCTCCGCTCAGGTACAGTCCCTTCAGGTGAGTGCGGTAGCCGCTCATGCCGGCGAACGGTCGCAGGGCGAACATCTGCGCCACGTTCATCTCCAGATGCATGACGTTGCCATGGTGCAGGCCGAGCTCGCGCTCCAGCCAGAGCGGGTGCTGGAAGAGGCTGCCGACCACCTTCGCGCGCGTGCCGGGTGCATAGCGCTCGAATGCAGCGATAATGCCGTCGGCAACTTCATCGCCGATGTCATCCCAGGTCCCGCTGGCGAGCCGATACGGGTAGTACTGGGCCCAGAGCCAGAGGACTTCGCCACCGGGCGGCGCCAGTGAGTCGTCGATCGCGGAGAACGTCATTGCCACGATGGGTGGATCCGCAGCCGGCCGGCCGCACAGGTAGTCCGCGTATGCCGCATCGATCTGGTTGCGGCTGCGACAGAGCAGCTGAAGGCCGATGCGCGCCTCGTCGCCGGGATGGGCGGAGTAGCGGACCGGCGAGTCGAGCGCGAGCCGGAGCACAGCGCCGAAGCCGTTGCCCGTCCGCATGCCCGCCGCGGCTGCCGGTCTGTGCTCGGGCGGAAGCAGCCGCCCGAACGTGTCCTGCGCATGGCATGCCGCGATCACTGCGCGGGCCGTGATCGACTCGCCGCCCGCCCGCACTCCTGTCGCACGGCCGCCGCGCACCTCGATGCCGTCCACCCGTGTATCCGTCCGGACCACGCCGCCGTGCGCCTCGATATGGCGCCGCAGCGCTACGGTCAGCATGCCGGATCCGCCGCGCGGGCGCGCGATACCTCCCTCGTGGTACAGCGGCTGCCAGAGAAGGAAGGGAGCGCCCATCGGCTCGAACGGCGGCGGACCGGACTGCGCCGCCATCCACACCAGCGGAGCCAGGAGCTTCTCCTCGGTGAAGTACTGCGCGGCGAGATCGCCATACGGCTGCATGATCTCGCCGAGCGCTCGCTGCCAGTCGCTGCGCATGGCGCGGTTCAGGCCGAACCGGCGGCCCAGCTGGAGCGGGCCGGGCGAGTCGAGGAACGAATCGCGGACCATGCGCGCGAACGGCGTCCAGCGGCGGCAGAACTCGAGGTATGCCGTCCCCTGCGAGGGGAACTGCTCCTCGATTTCATGAGCCGTGCGCTCCAGATCGCGATGGATGAACAGCGCATCGCCGTCCTCGGAGGGAGCGAAGAAAAGCGGATCCATCTCGATGTAGTCGAGACCGTACTCCGACAGGCCGAGCTCCTCCGCGATCGGCGTCAGCCGGATCAGGATGTGGGCGCTGCCCCCGAGGTCGAAGCGGTAGCCCGGCACAACCTCCTCCGTGGCTACCGCACCGCCGACCCGCTTCTGCTTCTCCAGCACACACACCCGCTGCCCCGCCTGCGCCAGGTAGGCCGCGCAAACGAGGCCGTTGTGGCCGGCGCCGATGACGATCGCGTCGTAGTCACTCATGCGTGCTGCAGCGCCGCAGTACGGCGCGCGAGCGACGGCTGCAGGAACAGCTGCACGCCCTGCACCACGAGCAGATTCGTCACCAGGAAGAACGCCGCCTCTTCGAGCGGCAGTCCTGCGATGTGGATGCCCGTGGTGAACCGCGGTGATATGCTCCAGATGCCGGCGCCGATCGCAATGCGATCTGCAATCCACAGGTAGAGCGTGGGCACGCCGACGGCGGCCGCGAAACGGCCCGGCGCCGCCGCAACACCGCGCGCGATGAACGGCCACTGCGCGGCGAGAACGGGGGCAGCCCAGGCGAGGATGAGCCCGAGGTAGAGCCCGCGTTCGACGGTCAGTGCGAAGAGGCCGATGCCGGCGAGCAGCAGATAGATGGAAGCGCCCAGCATGCGGACGCTGCCGAGCCCCGCCAGCAGGTCCGGGGCGGGCGGGACGAAGTCCGAGGCGGACCGCAACTGTGAAGCGGCAGGCGGACGCCGCATCAGCACGAGGTACGTCCACGCGCCCGTCAGCAGCGGCTGCAGCAGGAAGAACAGATATTCCTCCACCGGCACCCAGCCGATCGTGCCGAGCACCCGATCGGCGCCGTACCACCACACGCCACGATACACCAGGTAGTTGTCCCACGGCGTCGTATACAGGAGCGCGACCATGGCCATGACGGGGAGCACCCATCGTGCTCGCGGCCCGAGCACCGTGCCGGCATTACGCACTGCAAGCAGCAGAGCCACGAGCGGCGGCACGATGAAGACCAGGTGGAACTGCAGGTACGTCACACTCAGGCGGCGCCGCGTGACGGCTTGCGCAGAGGAACCGGGCTGCGGACCGCCGGATCGGGCACGACCCGGTCGAGCACGCGCGCAGACTGGAGCACGCCGGGTACGCCGCCGCCCGGATGGGTGCCCGCGCCCACGAAATACAGGCCGTTCACGTCGTCCGACACGTTGTGGTAGCGGAAGTATGCGGACTGCGTGAGTACCGGCTCCGGTCCGAACGCG
The Longimicrobiales bacterium genome window above contains:
- a CDS encoding aquaporin; amino-acid sequence: MARKLIVEAIGTFFLVLTIGLVVLEPGAGALAPLAIGSVLMVMIYAGGHISGGHYNPAVTLGVFLRHRATAAELGGYWVAQVIGGVCAALVTGYLKPDAVVTAADPATGQAFVAEFLFTFALVYVVLNVATARGTTGNSYFGLAIGFTVLVGAYSVGAISGGAFNPAVAVGITVLGLSAPSFLWVFIVANLLGGAAAGFLFNALDMGDDKALTATPEEQARLRTAAET
- a CDS encoding endonuclease/exonuclease/phosphatase family protein; this translates as MSRPLLLLTSVLLASSACADGYEDPTAPAHDALAIQGALGPTVMTRNVFLGADLTPIIQAASPQLIPVIAAEVWARIQASNFPARAGALADEIARTSPHLVGLQEAVLYHIQSPGDAAVGGQTPATTVAYDFVQLLLDSLDARGLSYDVVAEVTGTVVELPVYTGLAPFPFDDVRFTDREVILARSDVPVSNPQGAVFAARVDLPIGGPGGPLLSQQRGWASIDATVYDHTFRFISTHLEVQAVAPIQVLQGAELVAIATASPLPVVMVGDFNSAADGTQTPTYNNIVAAGFEDVWHRVGEPGYTCCHAEDLLNTMPLLDQRLDVVFVRGFRTAPQGSIGARVELVGDKSVDRLPSGLWPADHAGVVASLRLPPAAVAQR
- a CDS encoding DUF1572 family protein, whose protein sequence is MDTATAVLADIRDAFSLQRSLAERAIAQLDATDLFRTAGDDANSIAVLMKHIGGNLRSRWTEPFTTDGEKPDRDRDSEFIIESDDASSVRGVWDRGWSVLDATLVAMTPSDLQRTVTIRGEPGTATKALVRSLAHTSQHVGQIILLARQWKGADWQTLSIPRAPRA
- a CDS encoding NAD(P)/FAD-dependent oxidoreductase, translated to MSDYDAIVIGAGHNGLVCAAYLAQAGQRVCVLEKQKRVGGAVATEEVVPGYRFDLGGSAHILIRLTPIAEELGLSEYGLDYIEMDPLFFAPSEDGDALFIHRDLERTAHEIEEQFPSQGTAYLEFCRRWTPFARMVRDSFLDSPGPLQLGRRFGLNRAMRSDWQRALGEIMQPYGDLAAQYFTEEKLLAPLVWMAAQSGPPPFEPMGAPFLLWQPLYHEGGIARPRGGSGMLTVALRRHIEAHGGVVRTDTRVDGIEVRGGRATGVRAGGESITARAVIAACHAQDTFGRLLPPEHRPAAAAGMRTGNGFGAVLRLALDSPVRYSAHPGDEARIGLQLLCRSRNQIDAAYADYLCGRPAADPPIVAMTFSAIDDSLAPPGGEVLWLWAQYYPYRLASGTWDDIGDEVADGIIAAFERYAPGTRAKVVGSLFQHPLWLERELGLHHGNVMHLEMNVAQMFALRPFAGMSGYRTHLKGLYLSGASTHPGGGIMGASGRNAARVVLRSLERRWFGRGLP
- a CDS encoding lycopene cyclase domain-containing protein — its product is MTYLQFHLVFIVPPLVALLLAVRNAGTVLGPRARWVLPVMAMVALLYTTPWDNYLVYRGVWWYGADRVLGTIGWVPVEEYLFFLLQPLLTGAWTYLVLMRRPPAASQLRSASDFVPPAPDLLAGLGSVRMLGASIYLLLAGIGLFALTVERGLYLGLILAWAAPVLAAQWPFIARGVAAAPGRFAAAVGVPTLYLWIADRIAIGAGIWSISPRFTTGIHIAGLPLEEAAFFLVTNLLVVQGVQLFLQPSLARRTAALQHA